In the Variovorax sp. S12S4 genome, one interval contains:
- a CDS encoding 5'-nucleotidase — translation MPVTLEDKLVVAISSRALFNLEEENKIFEAGDNEGYMKLQLDRIDVPAAPGIAYSLIRKLLRFNDDGVQRVEVVILSRNDPVSGMRIFRSSAAADIKLQRGVFTQGRPPFGYLRPLRAHLFLSVNAQDVREALNAGFPAARVLVESVKASDAWPNEVRIAFDGDAVLFSDEAERVFQAEGLDAFQAHELSKADLPLPEGPFKPLLSALHRLQMAGNAQMRIRTALVTARSAPAHERAIRTLMKWNIRVDEAMFLGGLPKGEFLREFEPDFFFDDQTGHVDAAARHVPAGHVSSGISNEG, via the coding sequence ATGCCCGTCACGCTCGAAGACAAGCTCGTGGTCGCGATATCGTCGCGCGCGCTGTTCAACCTCGAAGAAGAAAACAAGATCTTCGAGGCCGGCGACAACGAGGGCTACATGAAGCTGCAGCTCGACCGCATCGACGTGCCGGCCGCGCCCGGCATCGCGTATTCGCTGATCCGCAAGCTGCTGCGCTTCAACGACGACGGCGTGCAGCGTGTCGAGGTGGTCATTCTTTCGCGCAACGATCCCGTCTCTGGCATGCGCATCTTCCGCTCCAGCGCGGCCGCCGACATCAAGCTGCAGCGCGGCGTGTTCACCCAGGGCCGCCCGCCCTTCGGCTACCTGCGGCCGCTGCGCGCGCATCTGTTCCTGTCGGTCAATGCGCAAGACGTGCGCGAGGCGCTCAACGCCGGCTTTCCGGCCGCGCGGGTGCTGGTCGAATCGGTCAAGGCCAGCGATGCCTGGCCCAACGAAGTGCGCATTGCCTTCGACGGCGACGCGGTGCTGTTCTCCGACGAAGCCGAGCGCGTGTTCCAGGCCGAGGGCCTGGACGCCTTCCAGGCGCACGAGCTCAGCAAGGCCGACCTGCCGCTGCCCGAAGGCCCGTTCAAGCCGCTGCTGTCTGCGCTGCATCGCCTGCAGATGGCGGGCAATGCGCAGATGCGCATCCGCACCGCGCTGGTCACGGCCCGCAGCGCGCCCGCACACGAGCGCGCCATCCGCACGCTGATGAAGTGGAACATCCGCGTCGACGAAGCGATGTTCCTCGGCGGCCTGCCCAAGGGCGAATTCCTGCGCGAGTTCGAACCCGACTTCTTCTTCGACGACCAGACCGGCCACGTCGACGCCGCGGCACGCCACGTGCCCGCGGGCCACGTCTCCAGCGGCATCAGCAACGAGGGCTGA
- the gspF gene encoding type II secretion system inner membrane protein GspF: MPAYSFEAIDASGQSREGVLEADTARSARSLLRAQALIPLSVTPVGSSHVNATGNGGLRRWLGGGARIFSSTGLAVWTRQLAGLVSSGLPLERALTALTDEAETEPQRNLVASLRAEVNAGSPFARALAAHPREFSAIYTAVIGAGEQSGNLGLVLDRLADDLEERQALQQKLVGAALYPAIVTLVAIVIVIFLVSYVVPQVAQVFAGTKRSLPFLTTVMLSLSAGVRNYGWWMVGGVVFAAIAARLALAQEAFRLKFDAAWLKLPLVGKLARGYNAARFASTLAMLATAGVPILRALQAASETLGNRAMRADALDALVLVREGAPLASALAQKKRFPGLVSMFARLGEQTGTLPLMLQRAANQLGAEVQRRAMHLATILEPLLIVAMGGVVMLIVLAVMLPIIQLNQFVK; encoded by the coding sequence ATGCCCGCCTATTCCTTCGAAGCCATCGATGCCAGCGGCCAGTCGCGCGAAGGCGTGCTCGAGGCCGACACTGCGCGCAGCGCCCGCAGCCTGCTGCGCGCGCAGGCGCTCATTCCGCTGTCGGTCACGCCGGTCGGCAGCAGCCACGTCAATGCCACGGGGAACGGGGGACTGCGCCGGTGGCTCGGCGGCGGCGCAAGAATCTTCAGCTCCACCGGACTCGCGGTGTGGACGCGCCAGCTCGCGGGGCTGGTGTCTTCGGGCCTGCCGCTCGAGCGCGCGCTGACCGCACTCACCGACGAAGCCGAAACCGAGCCGCAGCGCAATCTCGTCGCGTCGCTGCGCGCCGAAGTCAACGCAGGCTCGCCCTTCGCGCGTGCACTCGCGGCCCATCCGCGCGAGTTCTCGGCCATCTACACGGCCGTGATCGGCGCGGGCGAGCAGAGCGGCAACCTCGGCCTCGTGCTCGACCGCCTGGCCGACGATCTCGAAGAGCGGCAGGCGCTGCAGCAAAAGCTCGTCGGCGCGGCGCTGTACCCGGCCATCGTCACGCTGGTGGCGATCGTGATCGTGATCTTTCTCGTGAGCTATGTGGTGCCGCAGGTGGCGCAGGTGTTCGCGGGCACCAAGCGCTCGCTGCCTTTTCTCACCACGGTGATGCTGTCGCTGAGCGCGGGTGTGCGCAACTACGGCTGGTGGATGGTGGGCGGTGTGGTGTTCGCCGCCATTGCCGCCCGCCTGGCGTTGGCGCAAGAAGCGTTTCGCCTGAAGTTCGATGCCGCCTGGCTCAAGCTGCCGCTGGTCGGCAAGCTCGCGCGCGGCTACAACGCGGCGCGCTTCGCAAGCACGCTGGCCATGCTCGCGACCGCCGGCGTACCCATCCTGCGCGCGCTGCAGGCCGCTTCCGAAACGCTCGGCAACCGCGCAATGCGCGCGGATGCGCTCGATGCGCTGGTGCTGGTGCGCGAAGGCGCGCCGCTCGCCTCGGCGCTGGCGCAGAAAAAGCGCTTTCCGGGGCTGGTGTCGATGTTCGCCCGCCTTGGCGAACAGACCGGCACGCTGCCGCTGATGCTGCAACGCGCGGCCAACCAGCTCGGCGCCGAAGTGCAGCGCCGCGCGATGCACCTGGCCACCATTCTCGAACCCCTGTTGATCGTGGCCATGGGCGGCGTGGTGATGCTCATTGTGCTGGCGGTAATGCTGCCTATCATCCAGCTGAACCAGTTCGTCAAGTAA
- a CDS encoding GspE/PulE family protein: MRHPLPYAFARSQQLLLEEADDGRYTLWMSSHPSRSALGEVTRKYGVQAFEVLADGPLAQRISAAYAQGESSAAAVVSEVQSDADLSRMMQELPAVEDLLESAGDAPIIRMLNALLTQAARDGASDIHIEPYERTSSVRFRIDGTLREVVQPNRALHAALISRLKIMADLDISEKRLPQDGRISLRIGTRAVDVRVSTLPSAHGERAVLRLLDKTESKLTLESVGMQGDTLERFERLIAQPHGIILVTGPTGSGKTTTLYAALARLDASRSNIMTVEDPIEYELPGVGQTQINAKIELTFAKALRAILRQDPDVIMIGEIRDFETAQIAIQASLTGHLVLATLHTNDSVSAVTRLTDMGVEPFLLSSSLLGVLAQRLVRKVCTACGGAGCEVCGQTGYQGRTGIFELLVADDEVQALIHGKAAESQLFEAGARGGLRSMREDGERLVQAGITSRAELVRVTRE; this comes from the coding sequence ATGCGCCACCCCCTGCCCTACGCGTTCGCACGCAGCCAGCAGCTGCTGCTCGAAGAGGCCGACGACGGCCGCTACACGCTGTGGATGTCGAGCCATCCCTCGCGCAGCGCGCTCGGCGAAGTCACGCGCAAATACGGCGTGCAGGCTTTCGAAGTGCTGGCCGATGGCCCGCTCGCGCAGCGCATCAGCGCGGCCTATGCGCAAGGCGAATCGAGCGCCGCCGCGGTGGTGAGCGAGGTGCAGAGCGACGCCGACCTCTCGCGCATGATGCAGGAGTTGCCGGCGGTCGAAGACCTGCTGGAAAGCGCAGGCGATGCGCCCATCATCCGCATGCTCAACGCGCTGCTCACGCAGGCCGCGCGCGACGGTGCGAGCGACATCCACATCGAGCCCTACGAGCGCACTTCGTCGGTGCGCTTTCGCATCGACGGCACGCTGCGCGAGGTGGTGCAGCCCAACCGCGCGCTGCACGCCGCGCTGATCTCGCGACTGAAGATCATGGCCGACCTCGACATCTCCGAGAAGCGGCTGCCGCAGGACGGACGCATCAGCCTTCGCATCGGCACGCGCGCGGTCGACGTGCGCGTTTCCACGCTGCCAAGCGCCCACGGCGAGCGCGCGGTGCTGCGCCTGCTGGACAAGACCGAATCGAAGCTCACGCTCGAATCGGTCGGCATGCAGGGCGACACGCTGGAGCGCTTCGAGCGCCTCATCGCACAGCCGCACGGCATCATCCTGGTGACCGGGCCTACCGGCTCGGGCAAGACCACCACGCTGTACGCCGCGCTGGCCCGGCTCGACGCGAGCCGCAGCAACATCATGACGGTGGAAGACCCCATCGAGTACGAGCTGCCAGGCGTGGGCCAGACGCAGATCAACGCCAAGATCGAGCTCACGTTTGCGAAGGCCCTGCGTGCCATCCTGCGGCAGGACCCGGACGTGATCATGATCGGCGAAATCCGCGACTTCGAAACTGCGCAGATCGCCATTCAGGCCTCGCTCACCGGCCACCTGGTGCTCGCCACGCTGCACACCAACGACTCGGTCAGCGCCGTCACGCGCCTGACCGACATGGGCGTGGAGCCTTTCCTGCTGAGTTCGTCACTGCTGGGCGTGCTTGCCCAGCGCCTGGTGCGCAAGGTCTGCACGGCCTGCGGCGGCGCCGGCTGCGAGGTCTGCGGTCAGACTGGCTACCAGGGCCGCACCGGCATCTTCGAGTTGCTGGTGGCCGACGACGAAGTGCAGGCGCTCATCCACGGCAAGGCAGCGGAGAGCCAGCTCTTCGAGGCCGGCGCGCGCGGTGGCCTGCGCTCCATGCGCGAGGACGGCGAACGGCTGGTGCAAGCCGGCATCACTTCGCGCGCCGAGCTGGTGCGGGTCACGCGCGAATAA